A segment of the Manihot esculenta cultivar AM560-2 chromosome 13, M.esculenta_v8, whole genome shotgun sequence genome:
tctTCTTATTTTATAGTTCACCGATTAAATTCcacatttttatatttgtttcaATTACATTCTGATATTAAATTTTTCGTTAGAAActaacaaaattattatatcatTTAGCACGTCATTGTCATGTTATTCTCCTCgtcagtaaaatttaaaatagagtTGActatgatttaaaatattttttaaatttaaggtataattgtaatttttttaaaaaaaattagagttttttttgtcatttctcctaaaattaaaatttataatataaaaaaaaatttacattattattataaatttcttaattttatcaataatatagaatatcaatttattttaatttaatttaaaattaatccacatcctaattttttaaaatttatagtaattattattgtagttaaaaaaatatgattaaccatatatattaattatatttcgtaatgtaaaatataaaattaatttaaaattatatttgagaatataaaataataaaatagatataactattttttaataattttttaaaatgatattttttactttcaatCATATGAttaattatgttttttaattacaataataattaatttggcttaaaaaataatttagaagaTGAGTTAATTCagaattaaactaaaataaaattgatatagtgataaaactaaaaaatttataataatattataaattattttttaatatttttaattttaattttaaaagaaatgataataaattttaatatttaaaaaaattataattgcatccaaaattttaaaaatttatcaattaaatcttaattttttaagcTGTAACTAATTATACTGTGAATTTCGCTGATAAACCACgtgatgattttttttaatttatttaaaaaaaattttacgtTAAAGtgtaattgaaataaatataaaaatattaaatttaattggccaactataaaaaaataaagtgaaattataaaaataaaaaaaatgaatttttttttatcattatctcaaaaatatatagtttaaaaCATTATTTAGACGTGCACCTTAGTTTTAATTGTTGGGGACTATTCCCAttaatttcttttccttttttaaggTTCAAtccgtttaaattaatttttttttatatataaatatataatagatgagaatctgataaCTTCGAGTCATataacatttcatgaaaaaaataaaaaaagcttTGATTTATATCTCACAGGAGAACAATTGTAACAAAGATTCCTAGTAAAAACATGTTACACATCCAAAATACAGACACAGACATAGACACACACACATGACATGAACAATTTATTAAATCCAAGGATTTGATCAAAGATGTCCTAATTAAAGCTCCGAAAAGGGCTATTTCACCTGAATGTTTAAGATTTCTGCAGCGAGAAAGTTGTTTATTCTCTTCAACAATACAAGATgcataaaaaaaagagagtttAATAAGACAAAATCCACGGCGTTCAACGGCCTAACGCTATGCTGGAATTAGTTATGAAGGCTTCGCCTGAGTTGGCATTATTGACCTGTACAGAGTACATGGGCACTGGCATCTTCGCCGGCAGATTTGGGACTGGGGCCTCAAAATTTAGAACTTGAATAGCTTGTCTTATTGATGGCCTCAAATGGTGATCAGGATGAGTGCACCATAATCCGACGATCATCAAGCACTCAATCTGTTTCTGGTCATAATCCATGTGAAGGCTCTTATCAATGGCTACATGAAGCTTGTTTCTTCCATAAAGTTCCCAAATCCACTCCAACAAACTCATCTCGTGCTCCTCTTCAATGTGATCAATTGCTCTCCTTCCACTTCCAATCTCTAAAGCAACCACTCCATAGCTATACACATCAGATTCTTTGCTAGCCCTTCTTGTGGTTATGTATTCTGGAGCCATGTAGCCTAGAGTTCCTGCCAACCCAGTTGTCTGGGGACCAAGCTCATGGTCCGTCAACTTAGCTAACCCAAAGTCACCAAGCTTGGCGTTAAAATTTGCGTCTAGCATTACATTGCTTGACTTCACATCTCGGTGAACCACACATTGATCCCACTCTTCATGAAGATAGAGCAACGCTGAGGCTAAGCCAAGAGATATCTTGTACCTCGCAGCCCAGTTAAGAGGACTCTTCTTGCTAAAGAGGTGAGCATCAAGGCTACCCTTTGGCATGAATTCATAAACAAGTAGAAACTCACCATTTTCATGGCACCAGCCCAAGAGTTGCACTAAATTCCTGTGTCTCAACAGGCCAATGGTTTTGACCTCAGTAACGTACTCCTTTCTACCTTGTTTGGATCCCCTTGAAATTTTCTTCACAGCAATTGCCAAATCCATTTCAACCAAGTATCCTTTATAAACAGCACCAAACCCTCCTTTTCCCAACATTCTCTCATTTGAGAAGTTGTTGGTAGCTGAAACAAGCTCTTCATAAGAAAATCTTCTTGGTCCAGCTCTTCTTTCAAGGTCTTCATTGATTGATGTCAAGTTTATTTTTTCACCATCTTTCTTTGTCAGCGCCTGTTTCCTCCTCCTCCAAGAAGTCAGAATCACCCCAAATGTTAGAACACAAACTGAAACTGCAACACCAACAATTACTCTGATTCTCTTTGATATGCTTTCATTTGTGTCCTTTACCTCCAAAGTTGAGCTGAATTCCCAAGATAAAAGTTTATTTCTCTCTAAGTATGAACCTGTTGCAGATGAAAATCCAATGTTGACCCACTCAGGCAAAATCTTCATCAGATCAATTATATAAGACAAACTAGAATTCTCTAGAGGATTTGAAGTTTCCTGGTAAGACCATGAAACGCTCAAATTTTTGGTTATAGCGTCGTAAGTAATCCGCACATCAGCAGTGTCTCCACTATGAAAGCTAGCATTCCAAGGAGTGTGCGCAGCTGAACTAAGAGAATTGTTGTTAATCCCCACATGCCCTGCAGGCTCTGTATCCCAATCTGAATCTGAAAAAGAATCAAACTCCACGTGAACCATTTGATTTTGAGAAGAATTTTCATATGTTGAAGTGTTATAGAGGCCTAAGAAGCCACCAGCGGAGTTCAGTGGGATATCAGATCCAACGGGAGCGAGGAAGAATGCAATGCCATGGCCATAAGCGGAACGTCCTTGGGTGTcgatgatgaaggagaaatGGGTTGTGAAATTGGAAAGTTGGCCAGAACTGGAGTCCCAGATGCGGACCCTTTCAGCATGGGTGACTCGACCAACACGGCACGTGTATGTGAAACTGGAGATTAACTCAACAGCACCAGCGGCAGGTTCTGCATCCCCACGGTAAATTATGCTGTTTACATCTGAATCAAAGCGAGTTAATTTGAAGTTAAGAGAATCAGCAGATGGAAGAACAAgtaatgaaaagaagaaaaacaatAAATCCATTGTGAGGAAAACACGGCGAACAATGTTGCATTCTCGCTAACTAtttataacaataaaatatgAGCTTTTacacttaaaagaaaaaaaaaaaaaaaaagtctaatgTATACACCCACATGTCAGCCAGGTGATatcagtttgatttgataataaatttagTCAATATCACtaattagttttattaattttaataaaattttataagtttttcttattttattttatcttcaaCTTTTATTCCAATTTTGTCATCTTCTTGCTGTTTGTTTTAATTCCAGAGTCTTGGCAACTCCCGTGAGAGGAACATCGGCCCATGAGaagatttgttttatttttattttttaatcaaaggTATAAAGAGTTCAATTGCATAGGAAGGGGCCTAAACTTAAATATAATTACAAGGCTGAGAAAAAACTACATCCCAAATACACCTTCGCCGCTATAAAAAAATCtctaaattatcaataaattttaccGATAAATTTTGAtcgttaataattttaataaatttattaataaatttaaaattttattaataatttttaatataaaagattttttataaaaatttatctaacaaatttaaaatctattagtaattttttgatattttttatcgataatttataagtatataaaataaaaatttattaataaatttaaaatttattaataattcattaatgtattttaatttgttaataaattttacaaaaatatttaaattactaataaattctaaatttattagtaaaatatttaaaaaattattaacaaatttagaaatttgctactaaattttttattaatttagtaaataaaaaaaattaaatttattattggaGGAATCGattaataaatctattaataaatttaaaatgaaatttcgtataaaatttatatattttttaaaaaatttaattttttaattactaaTAGATTTATTAATCTATTTTAAATCCATctgtaatttttaaagaaaaaaattttttttaaaaaaaaatttaataagaaattttaaatcCATTAATAAATCCATTAATGATtcgtatttataaatataataatactcCTCTTCTTTTaccattaattttatcattttctattttttattttctttcatttttttattttttattttattattattttctttcatttcacttttttatttcataatttattcctcacatttttttatcattttcttttttatctcttatattttttttcttttattctcttcccttttctattatttttttcatcttttcatcataattttcttttcactttcttcattttctttttcattatttttttccctaactttcattttcttcattttctctataattcATTCATATTAGTTtctctcatattattttttttatcaatttctcTCAATCTATatctttttctattattttctctttatttattttttatataatcatttgttccttttttttctaatttctctAATCATCTTTTTTACTCTActtttattcttctttcttttgcataatttttatttttctattatttttttctctttttcctctctttttaattattttctcccattttttctcatttatttttctcttatttccacTTTCTAtgtatttctaataaatattggacataaattaaaaatttagtaataataataatataattttaaatattattaaattaataaaaaaaataatattaataataaaatttattatttaatcaaaataattattatttttaaattatttaaatttctaataGATTTACCCATAGATTTCACAtctgttaataaattatttttctcttaatttactaatagatttaaaatccattagtaattgtaaagaaaattatattagtAATTCTGTTAGTATTATTAACAGATTTAAAAGCGGTTGGTAAAAATTTACAAacgaaatttttaataattaatcaaaatccATTACTAATATATTGATAAACGAATTACTAATGGATTTTTATTCGATTATCAAACAAAAAATTTGTTGGTAATCTGAAAGTCTCTTGTAGTGGGCCAATATCAAGCCCCATAGACACATTAATAAAAATCCTAATCTCTAGTTAAGGAAGATGGATCTGTGACCACTGCAGGACTAAACATTGATGGGAGGCTTCACATAGCTGATCACAACTAAATAATCCAAAAAAAAATAGGAGTATTTAAACTCATAAGCCTAAGAAAACCATTGAGCGCAACTAAAGAGTCATTTGTACCGATAGAAGGGATGTTGACAGACCTCGACGACAATCTTTAAATGCTAAAAATCAACTATGCAAAACAAGAGAAGCTGTAGATAAACTCAGAGATATCAACATCAATCTAAAATATGTAATTCTTCTTACGGTAAAAGTATATTGAAGGCTAAGGGAAGCATATTGAAGAGTAATCTTGCCTCTCTTgcaaataaatttagttttttttattacattttaattttttttatatttaaattgaataatcttttattaattttcaaaaaaaataaacattttaatctattgtatttgatgtttttataaattaaaaattagttttatcaaaaaaatttaaccactaaaatattattatttaaaataaaatcttaaaaattgaGTAtgtaacattttaattttatacaagtgttattataaaattaaaaagttgggTTGTAATTATGTTTAAAGTataccattttattaattttaataaaatttaataagtttttattttattttattttatcttcctTTTGACTTTTTGTGCTATCTGTGTCAATTACAGAGACCTCTTATTAAGTGTGATATAAAATTGTATGAATCAAGTCTATAAACTATACGATAAGATGTAATAGCTTCAAAgatcaataataaatttctctCTATGACGCTCCATGCAAAAGacaataaaaatatcaataattaaatattatagaaaCAAGACAAATGTCATAATTGAATTAATAAGTTTACCTTAATTTTTTATGCAATTAGAAAAATACAATCTCAcactcttataataataaaggcACACAAATACCATGAATAAttctaaattttgattaaagaaGTTCTACCTCATATAAAAGACAGCTTGAGTTTATATAGAGAAAACTTAACTTAATCCTAAAAGAATAAACTAAACTCTAAAGTGTTCAAATAAGGCTTGGCCGAATAAAAGTCCATAGCAAGGGAAGTGACACAACCAGGCCTAAACTAAGCTCAAATTACTAAACTAGCTAATTAAATAAGCctaaacataaataaataagccTAAACATAAATAAGTTAGCCTATGAAGTATTCCCCATCAATCAAATAGCCCATACTCCTAACAcaatatttaaactaaataaagcaATAAATGATAGATTACGAGCAGTAACAAATAAGCCAGTAAATGCTAAACCAGAAAGGGTCTCACAACACATCAAGACATATGCTAAGTATAAGTTACATATGCCTAATACAATGAAGGCAAGCCCACATTAGTAAGGTCGAAACTCCAAGCATCTCTAGGCAGCAACATCTTCAAAACACGCCTCAAGCGATAGAAGTAGCTTAAGTGTCCCTTCAAGCTCCACATAGCACTTGCTGAAAACAAGTTCATTAAGTTCTTGCGTAACTTATTCTTGAATGAATAAGGGCATGGTTTCTCCAAACTTCTTTGCACGACTTCTTGTGATAAGTCCACTAAGGAGCACCAATGGATCTCCTATGCTCCCTTGAGCTCCATGAATGACTGATGGTTGATCTGTATCATTCCTTCTTTCCTCAAAAAAGATTTATTCTCAAATCTGCATCATAGTCAAAAAGAGAAAAGTCACTAACATTGAAAGTAGTTGAAACACCATACTCACCAGGCAAGTCTATCTTGTATGCATTGTCAATGATGCATTCTAAGACTTAAAAAGGACCATCTCCACGTGCATCAAGCTTGTTCTTCCTTTGGTTGGAAAATCTCTCCTTTTTGAAGTGCACCCAAATTCAATCTCCAGGAACAAACATCACTTTCTTCCTCCCTTGGTTTGCACTATCTGCATACATCTTGTTCTTCTTCTCTATGTTAGTTCGAGCCCTCTCATGTAAGGAATTCACTAATTCTACCTTTTTATCTCCATTTAAACTAGTAAGCTCATATAAAGGCAAAGGAACAAGATCCAAAATAATCAATGGATTAAAATCATAAACAATTTTAAATGGAGTGTAATATGTAGAAGAGTGTATGCTATGGTTATAAGCAAACTCAATGAATAGCAAACAATCTTTCCAACTTTTCAAGTTCTTACGCATAATAGCACAAAGTAAAGTACCTAATGTCCTGTTCATAACTTAAGTTTGACCATTAGTATATGGATgacaagtgtaatacccggctagactccggtatcggaattcctaccgtccgttGGAATCTCgattgtcgaaaacctctagaagggtaaaatcatgttttcataaaatgttttaatgtattt
Coding sequences within it:
- the LOC110630488 gene encoding L-type lectin-domain containing receptor kinase IX.1, translating into MDLLFFFFSLLVLPSADSLNFKLTRFDSDVNSIIYRGDAEPAAGAVELISSFTYTCRVGRVTHAERVRIWDSSSGQLSNFTTHFSFIIDTQGRSAYGHGIAFFLAPVGSDIPLNSAGGFLGLYNTSTYENSSQNQMVHVEFDSFSDSDWDTEPAGHVGINNNSLSSAAHTPWNASFHSGDTADVRITYDAITKNLSVSWSYQETSNPLENSSLSYIIDLMKILPEWVNIGFSSATGSYLERNKLLSWEFSSTLEVKDTNESISKRIRVIVGVAVSVCVLTFGVILTSWRRRKQALTKKDGEKINLTSINEDLERRAGPRRFSYEELVSATNNFSNERMLGKGGFGAVYKGYLVEMDLAIAVKKISRGSKQGRKEYVTEVKTIGLLRHRNLVQLLGWCHENGEFLLVYEFMPKGSLDAHLFSKKSPLNWAARYKISLGLASALLYLHEEWDQCVVHRDVKSSNVMLDANFNAKLGDFGLAKLTDHELGPQTTGLAGTLGYMAPEYITTRRASKESDVYSYGVVALEIGSGRRAIDHIEEEHEMSLLEWIWELYGRNKLHVAIDKSLHMDYDQKQIECLMIVGLWCTHPDHHLRPSIRQAIQVLNFEAPVPNLPAKMPVPMYSVQVNNANSGEAFITNSSIALGR